A single genomic interval of Aphidius gifuensis isolate YNYX2018 linkage group LG6, ASM1490517v1, whole genome shotgun sequence harbors:
- the LOC122858640 gene encoding nuclear RNA export factor 1-like — MMQIKPNPMQLDISSFGNFEKKGAMQKEKALISRNDVWHKIVIINGTKYDKEYLLKTILNAVHPADMIPVRYQTTGCDTFFIARNCSAAIEKLCENKLLIKVINKEPIILNITLAYASVADLKISIKPLILSSLIKRYDKQKCLINLENFHRDDELLKNVYCPISQVRTFNHVLKLIETSTTPSFVSLTMLNLKNNNLTTLAAFENANLNTLNYLDIRNNLLIDINTLGPLVRMPIKILYLDGNPLCENYSNAQLYINSVKKYCGKLKKLDGITIEDIDLPNIYESYLPDRNIECLVKLFTSHFFTLHDQNDKSIMYGLYHDDALYSVTAKSCEKNDVNDVKSYFNINRNLIQDNSFNMNDKLIYHGPDEIIKILGQQNFCIHDKNSFSYDLIFMNKDKIIFTVYGLLVTSPNSRSFNFNRTFVLLKIYNEYKILNDMYHIGDYLPNVMANLNNYNIDYTYKPQWLSRNEKNILIKKFMKLSTLNEVSSMKLLEANNWNIKKAVIQFVKKYKSSGIPAEAFM, encoded by the coding sequence ATGATGCAAATTAAACCAAATCCAATGCAGCTCGACATTTCGTCGTTtggaaatttcgaaaaaaaaggtgcaatgcaaaaagaaaaagccCTGATATCAAGAAATGATGTCTGgcataaaatagtaataataaatggtACAAAATATGACAAAGaatatttactaaaaacaatattaaatgcaGTACATCCAGCAGACATGATACCAGTACGTTATCAAACAACAGGTTGTGACACATTTTTCATAGCAAGAAATTGTAGTGCAGCAATTGAAAAGctatgtgaaaataaattactaattaaagtaataaataaagaaccaataatattaaatataacacTTGCATATGCATCAGTTGCTGATTTAAAAATCAGCATAAAgccattaatattatcatcattaataaaaagatatgataaacaaaaatgtttaattaatttagaaaattttcatcgtGATGATGAATTgcttaaaaatgtttattgtcCAATATCACAAGTACGTACATTTAATCATGTATTAAAACTCATTGAGAcatcaacaacaccatcaTTTGTCTCATTgacaatgttaaatttaaaaaataataatttaacaacattaGCTGCATTTGaaaatgcaaatttaaatacacttaattatttagatattagaaataatttacttattgatattaatacacTTGGTCCATTAGTTAGAAtgccaattaaaattttataccttGATGGCAATCCACTGtgtgaaaattattcaaatgctcaattatatatcaattcagttaaaaaatattgtggaaaattaaaaaaacttgatggtATTACTATTGAGGATATAGATTTaccaaatatttatgaatcatATTTACCTGATAGAAATATTGAGtgtcttgttaaattatttacaagtcATTTTTTCACACTTCATGATCAGAATGATAAATCCATCATGTATGGCTTGTATCATGATGATGCGCTGTATTCAGTTACAGCTAAAtcatgtgaaaaaaatgatgttaaTGATGTCAAATCGTActttaatataaatagaaatttaattcaagataatagttttaatatgaatgacaaattaatatatcatgGACCTGAtgagattattaaaatactgggtcaacaaaatttttgtattcatgataaaaattcatttagctatgatttaattttcatgaataaagacaaaataatattcacaGTTTATGGATTGCTAGTAACAAGTCCAAATTCAAGAAGCTTTAATTTTAATCGTACATttgttttgttgaaaatttataatgaatataaaattttaaatgatatgtATCATATTGGTGATTATTTGCCAAATGTAATggcaaatttaaataattataatattgattatacaTACAAACCACAGTGGCTAAGTCGAAATGAaaagaatatattaattaaaaaatttatgaagtTGTCAACGTTGAATGAAGTGTCATCAATGAAATTGCTTGAAGCTAATAAttggaatattaaaaaagctgttatacaatttgttaaaaaatataaatcatctGGGATTCCAGCTGAGgcatttatgtaa
- the LOC122858641 gene encoding choline/ethanolamine kinase isoform X2, producing MSDKNPEMRANAARICRDYLTGVWKQVNAENIVVNHISGGLSNWIYDVQLPEGIAPVRGEPRQVLLRIYGQTHGERAVEGIITESVIFALLSERQLGPKLHGVFPGGRIEEYIPARPLLTKELADPELSVLTAEKMAAIHQMQVPISKEPTWLWNTMIKWLDTAQDVLKNIDDIDQRLVDNIKAIKSVSLADEIAWFKNLVSQQKYPVVFCHNDMQEGNILLRQNSTKRELVIIDFEYCSYNYRGFDLANHFVEWQYDYTAKDYPFYHERNNAGPTDEQKLRFIRSYLKTMGKEGTLEEQRLLEEIKIFSLASHLFWSLWSIVNVRHSQIPFGYMDYAASRLRNYQQLKEKISSESARCGIKRKEEITD from the exons ATGTCTGATAAAAATCCAGAAATGAGAGCAAACGCAGCAAGAATATGTCGTGATTATTTGACAGGTGTTTGGAAACAAGTTAATGctgaaaatattgttgttaatcaCATAAG tGGTGGACTTAGTAACTGGATTTATGATGTACAATTACCAGAAGGAATTGCACCAGTTCGTGGTGAACCACGTCAAGTATTATTACGTATTTATGGACAAACACATGGTGAAAGAGCAGTTGAAGGTATTATAACTGAATCAGTTATATTTGCATTATTGTCTGAACGACAACTTGGACCAAAACTTCATGGTGTATTTCCTGGTGGTAGAATTGAAGAATATATACCAGCACGTCctttattaacaaaagaacTTGCTGATCCTGAATTGAGTGTATTAACAGCTGAAAAAATGGCAGCAATACATCAAATGCAAGTGCCAATAAGTAAAGAACCAACTTGGCTTTGGAATACAATGATCAAATGGCTTGATACTGCTCAAGATgtacttaaaaatattgatgatattgatcaACGACTTGTAGATAATATTAAAGCAATTAAATCAGTATCACTTGCTGATGAAATTGCATGGTTCAA aaATCTTGtatcacaacaaaaatatcCAGTTGTTTTTTGTCACAATGATATGCAAGAAGGAAATATTCTTCTTCgtcaaaattcaacaaaacgtgaacttgttattattgattttgaatATTGTTCATATAATTATCGTGGCTTTGATCTTGCTAATCATTTTGTCGAGTGGCAGTACGATTACACAGCCAAGGATTATCCATTTTATCATGAGAGAAATAATGCTGGACCTACTGATGAACAAAAG ctcCGTTTTATCAGAAGCTACTTGAAGACAATGGGAAAAGAGGGAACACTTGAAGAGCAACGTTTGTtggaagaaattaaaatattttcattggcAAGTCATTTGTTTTGGAGTTTGTGGAGTATTGTTAATGTTCGTCATTCACAAATACCATTTGGTTACAtg gatTATGCTGCATCAAGATTGAGAAACTATCAacagttgaaagaaaaaattagctCTGAATCAGCTCGTTGTGGCATCAAAAGAAAGGAGGAAATAACAGACTGA
- the LOC122858641 gene encoding choline/ethanolamine kinase isoform X1, translated as MGVANKMSDKNPEMRANAARICRDYLTGVWKQVNAENIVVNHISGGLSNWIYDVQLPEGIAPVRGEPRQVLLRIYGQTHGERAVEGIITESVIFALLSERQLGPKLHGVFPGGRIEEYIPARPLLTKELADPELSVLTAEKMAAIHQMQVPISKEPTWLWNTMIKWLDTAQDVLKNIDDIDQRLVDNIKAIKSVSLADEIAWFKNLVSQQKYPVVFCHNDMQEGNILLRQNSTKRELVIIDFEYCSYNYRGFDLANHFVEWQYDYTAKDYPFYHERNNAGPTDEQKLRFIRSYLKTMGKEGTLEEQRLLEEIKIFSLASHLFWSLWSIVNVRHSQIPFGYMDYAASRLRNYQQLKEKISSESARCGIKRKEEITD; from the exons ATGTCTGATAAAAATCCAGAAATGAGAGCAAACGCAGCAAGAATATGTCGTGATTATTTGACAGGTGTTTGGAAACAAGTTAATGctgaaaatattgttgttaatcaCATAAG tGGTGGACTTAGTAACTGGATTTATGATGTACAATTACCAGAAGGAATTGCACCAGTTCGTGGTGAACCACGTCAAGTATTATTACGTATTTATGGACAAACACATGGTGAAAGAGCAGTTGAAGGTATTATAACTGAATCAGTTATATTTGCATTATTGTCTGAACGACAACTTGGACCAAAACTTCATGGTGTATTTCCTGGTGGTAGAATTGAAGAATATATACCAGCACGTCctttattaacaaaagaacTTGCTGATCCTGAATTGAGTGTATTAACAGCTGAAAAAATGGCAGCAATACATCAAATGCAAGTGCCAATAAGTAAAGAACCAACTTGGCTTTGGAATACAATGATCAAATGGCTTGATACTGCTCAAGATgtacttaaaaatattgatgatattgatcaACGACTTGTAGATAATATTAAAGCAATTAAATCAGTATCACTTGCTGATGAAATTGCATGGTTCAA aaATCTTGtatcacaacaaaaatatcCAGTTGTTTTTTGTCACAATGATATGCAAGAAGGAAATATTCTTCTTCgtcaaaattcaacaaaacgtgaacttgttattattgattttgaatATTGTTCATATAATTATCGTGGCTTTGATCTTGCTAATCATTTTGTCGAGTGGCAGTACGATTACACAGCCAAGGATTATCCATTTTATCATGAGAGAAATAATGCTGGACCTACTGATGAACAAAAG ctcCGTTTTATCAGAAGCTACTTGAAGACAATGGGAAAAGAGGGAACACTTGAAGAGCAACGTTTGTtggaagaaattaaaatattttcattggcAAGTCATTTGTTTTGGAGTTTGTGGAGTATTGTTAATGTTCGTCATTCACAAATACCATTTGGTTACAtg gatTATGCTGCATCAAGATTGAGAAACTATCAacagttgaaagaaaaaattagctCTGAATCAGCTCGTTGTGGCATCAAAAGAAAGGAGGAAATAACAGACTGA